A genomic stretch from Erwinia sp. E_sp_B01_1 includes:
- a CDS encoding suppressor of fused domain protein codes for MTQSYRIAEVTNQQQTLIAMVEQDERTAYFYLRPAGPFRGQYAVRGCWLRNLLPAPAREDREAMEQGIPPLLSAEFCRTLEAEPMLDPAGLQIVWEPADDGAALWYQGQLLAVIPGWSLYQDKQVSFSAACIKTNRLTAPLGSASTNDYYASAEKHRHFWRDWHDGHLWDPMQREMIKCYESHYGESLKYYSIDQGNWPPMAISQHYHQGNWYFLTLGMSIRPMPWVDFLYEELAPQRRRTELAMAIDAEVMTEENAVQMASALASFAHFPWARLSWLGEGHTLESAVAPVGFEGFLLSGELGGEQGQFTLPKREGEKVNLLWATPVTTAERELAEAEESGGNQLVEKLLQAGCNHIFRPRQQVVDSQS; via the coding sequence ATGACACAGTCGTACCGGATTGCTGAAGTCACTAATCAGCAACAAACGCTGATCGCCATGGTTGAACAGGATGAGCGTACTGCTTATTTTTACCTCAGGCCTGCCGGACCGTTTCGCGGACAGTACGCCGTGCGGGGCTGCTGGCTGCGTAATCTCTTACCTGCCCCCGCCCGTGAAGATCGTGAAGCGATGGAGCAGGGGATCCCTCCGCTGCTGAGTGCAGAATTCTGCCGTACTTTGGAAGCCGAGCCCATGCTGGATCCGGCCGGATTGCAGATCGTCTGGGAACCGGCCGATGATGGCGCAGCCCTGTGGTATCAGGGGCAGTTGTTAGCCGTCATTCCTGGCTGGAGCCTCTACCAGGATAAGCAGGTCAGCTTCTCAGCGGCCTGTATCAAAACAAACCGTCTCACTGCACCCCTGGGGTCAGCCTCGACCAATGACTATTACGCCAGCGCTGAAAAGCATCGCCATTTCTGGCGTGACTGGCACGATGGCCATCTGTGGGATCCCATGCAGCGTGAGATGATCAAATGCTATGAATCTCACTACGGCGAATCGCTGAAATACTATTCCATCGACCAGGGCAACTGGCCGCCGATGGCCATCTCCCAGCATTATCATCAGGGAAACTGGTATTTCCTGACGCTGGGCATGAGCATTCGGCCAATGCCCTGGGTGGATTTTCTTTATGAAGAGCTGGCCCCGCAGCGCCGCCGTACAGAGCTGGCGATGGCGATAGATGCCGAAGTGATGACCGAAGAGAACGCCGTGCAGATGGCCAGCGCCTTAGCCAGCTTCGCGCATTTTCCCTGGGCTCGTCTGAGCTGGCTGGGAGAAGGCCACACGCTGGAATCTGCAGTTGCGCCAGTGGGATTTGAGGGTTTCCTGCTCTCTGGTGAGTTAGGCGGAGAACAGGGGCAGTTCACGCTGCCAAAGCGTGAAGGCGAGAAGGTAAATCTGCTGTGGGCCACGCCGGTGACCACGGCAGAACGCGAGCTGGCCGAAGCGGAAGAGAGCGGGGGAAATCAGCTGGTAGAGAAATTACTGCAGGCGGGATGCAACCATATTTTCCGTCCAAGACAGCAGGTTGTTGATTCACAGAGTTAA